The following proteins are co-located in the Siansivirga zeaxanthinifaciens CC-SAMT-1 genome:
- a CDS encoding T9SS type A sorting domain-containing protein, whose product MNYLIIFMLFLLSAVTANAQAVPLQSSVIAGFGVDADIEADIISFGNLAASGTDDWFDYATGEPGKGIIDISSIPAGLQAGANVAVQLGMAQNVFYVDSNNRTWLDALYARDQRTNGNNKDATVFGAASDKNIANPLTWTVKNGDVPQKNDIIDVYAHLRREAPFGGAFAGQEFALVGASTRSQDGTSYIDFEYFRGKIDVSNTGLVYEEPLNYGLEGGHTAFKFDTDGIPTQLGDIILSVNYTNGGNVADIRIFVWVDLEGIGAAELQAYNALPNLPFLFGDGNGGFDYYDGGTDAGTYGYAQIVPKGGQTAIWAQVNSDAVEGTPWPTIDKGGSPTADGLYPQFGFAEIAINATAFGLDSNSDSGAPCESPFGSFLVKTRSSDSFVAELKDLVGPFDFGDVVEIEPQIAENCTQGSKVLTASLINPGQLIINYSWFKDGVYTGITGSQFTVTEPGIHTYTVYATAGTTDPVTGLPDSSCFNTAQIDSEPGSDLSILCPTDPNISCTDQTGISTAFTTFLGGLNITGGVGTVDTKIYIGGTLGTDCVATGTLYDNTYQFPDFSCVGGSLDVHFVVSDECGQIECCTATFTVLPDTKAPTFDAAPADIADISCDAALPTQETLTASDDCSTVNVVASVDPYERDICGGNTITYRWVATDACNNETVVTKSFNILPDTKAPTFDADPADIADISCDAALPTQETLTASDDCSMVNVVAIVDPYERDICGGNTVTYRWVATDACNNETVVTKSFNILPDTKAPTFDAAPADIADISCDAALPTQETLTDSDDCSTVNVVASVDPYVRDICGGNTVTYRWVATDACNNETVVTKSFNILPDTKAPTFDAAPADIADISCDAALPTQETLTASDDCSTVNVVASVDPYVRDICGGNTVTYRWVATDACNNETVVTKSFNILPDTKAPTFDAAPADIADISCDAALPTQETLTASDDCSTVNVVASVDPYERDICGGNTITYRWVATDACNNETVVTKSFNILPDTKAPTFDAAPADIADISCDAALPTQETLTASDDCSTVNVVASVDPYERDICGGNTITYRWVATDACNNETVVTKSFNILPDTKAPTFDADPADIADISCDAALPTQETLTASDDCSTVNVVASVDPYERDICGGNTITYRWVATDACNNETVVTKSFNILPDTKAPTFDADPADIADISCDAALPTQETLTASDDCSTVNVVASVDPYVRDICGGNTVTYRWVATDACNNETVVTKSFNILPDTKAPTFDADPADIADISCDAALPTQETLTASDDCSTVNVVASVDPYERDICGGNTITYRWVATDACNNETVVTKSFNILPDTKAPTFDAAPADIADISCDAALPTQETLTASDDCSTVNVVASVDPYERDICGGNTITYRWVATDACNNETVVTKSFNILPDTKAPTFDAAPADIADISCDAALPTQETLTASDDCSTVNVVASVDPYVRDICGGNTVTYRWVATDACNNETVVTKSFNILPDTKAPTFDADPADIADISCDAALPTQETLTASDDCSTVNVVASVDPYERDICGGNTITYRWVATDACNNETVVTKSFNILPDTKAPTFDAAPADIADISCDAALPTQETLTASDDCSTVNVVASVDPYERDICGGNTITYRWVATDACNNETVVTKSFNILPDTKAPTFDAAPADIADISCDAALPTQETLTASDDCSTVNVVASVDPYERDICGGNTITYRWVATDACNNETVVTKSFNILPDTEAPYFTQLPEVQNLCNDGFPEQLTATWADACSGGDTTMAGPTNIRYREDMCAELADYVFTAVDNCGNMASETVTVTREIDKYDYCETAFARDTETSSCFIPDFKRWGWTNAYEEGAYAELPLYAGAAQCDYENKGALVGSVTVDYSNGSVTVTYNINEGYSMSEAHVYVGCDEYPSKNGKPTVAPGQYTFNANGLDYSKGISVTFTNVSGPIYVIAHAVTCEELCRCSPRPGVDDGNEYTMDLGISCNATDKSIISKTIDFEAYPVPFNEEVNIKYNFDFDTDITIEVFDMKGSLIKKVKNIKYTKGTFGITKINLSKADNQMFLVKLTTKEGTVVKKIVSSSPQ is encoded by the coding sequence ATGAATTATTTAATAATTTTCATGCTTTTTTTATTGAGTGCAGTTACAGCAAATGCACAAGCAGTTCCTCTACAATCTAGTGTTATTGCTGGTTTTGGAGTAGATGCCGATATCGAGGCTGATATTATTTCCTTTGGAAATTTAGCTGCCAGCGGAACCGACGACTGGTTCGATTACGCGACCGGAGAACCTGGGAAAGGTATTATTGATATTTCCAGTATTCCTGCCGGTTTACAAGCTGGAGCCAATGTTGCAGTTCAATTAGGAATGGCTCAAAATGTCTTTTATGTCGATTCTAATAATCGCACCTGGTTAGACGCCTTGTATGCCAGAGACCAACGAACTAATGGAAACAATAAAGATGCCACGGTTTTTGGTGCAGCAAGTGACAAAAATATAGCCAACCCTTTAACTTGGACTGTTAAAAATGGTGATGTTCCTCAAAAAAATGACATCATCGATGTGTATGCACATTTAAGACGAGAAGCGCCTTTTGGAGGTGCCTTTGCAGGTCAAGAATTTGCATTAGTTGGAGCCTCGACCAGAAGTCAGGATGGGACTAGCTATATTGATTTTGAATATTTTAGAGGAAAAATAGATGTTTCAAATACAGGTTTGGTTTATGAAGAGCCTTTGAATTACGGATTGGAAGGTGGCCATACCGCTTTTAAATTTGATACCGATGGTATACCAACGCAATTAGGAGACATCATCTTATCTGTAAATTACACCAATGGTGGTAATGTAGCCGATATTAGAATTTTCGTTTGGGTAGATTTAGAGGGTATTGGAGCTGCCGAGTTACAAGCTTATAATGCACTGCCTAATTTACCGTTCCTTTTTGGAGATGGTAACGGCGGGTTCGATTATTATGATGGGGGAACGGATGCCGGCACTTATGGCTATGCTCAAATTGTTCCAAAAGGCGGGCAAACCGCTATATGGGCTCAAGTAAATAGTGATGCCGTTGAAGGTACTCCTTGGCCTACCATTGATAAAGGCGGATCGCCAACTGCCGATGGTTTATATCCTCAATTTGGTTTTGCTGAAATAGCTATTAATGCTACTGCTTTTGGTTTAGATAGTAATTCTGATTCTGGAGCACCTTGTGAAAGTCCGTTTGGAAGTTTTCTTGTAAAAACAAGATCTTCCGATTCTTTTGTAGCTGAACTTAAAGATTTAGTGGGGCCTTTCGATTTTGGAGATGTTGTAGAAATAGAACCTCAAATTGCAGAGAATTGTACGCAGGGTAGTAAGGTTTTAACAGCCAGTCTAATCAATCCCGGACAATTAATTATAAATTACAGTTGGTTTAAAGATGGTGTATATACCGGAATAACAGGATCGCAATTTACAGTTACAGAGCCTGGCATACATACTTATACAGTTTATGCGACTGCCGGAACAACAGATCCTGTAACAGGTTTACCTGATTCTAGTTGTTTTAACACCGCGCAAATAGATTCTGAACCTGGTTCCGATTTAAGTATCCTATGTCCTACAGATCCTAATATTTCTTGTACCGATCAAACGGGAATAAGCACTGCTTTTACAACGTTTTTAGGCGGACTAAATATTACGGGCGGTGTCGGAACCGTAGACACAAAAATTTATATTGGTGGAACACTAGGAACCGATTGTGTTGCTACTGGTACTTTATATGATAATACGTATCAATTCCCCGATTTTTCTTGTGTGGGAGGATCTTTAGATGTTCATTTTGTTGTTTCTGATGAATGTGGACAAATAGAATGTTGTACAGCTACTTTTACTGTTCTACCAGATACCAAAGCACCAACCTTTGATGCAGCCCCAGCAGATATCGCTGATATTAGCTGTGATGCTGCGCTACCAACTCAGGAAACCCTAACAGCTTCCGATGATTGTAGCACGGTGAATGTCGTGGCTAGTGTAGATCCTTATGAGCGTGATATCTGTGGTGGTAACACCATTACCTACCGCTGGGTAGCAACCGATGCTTGTAATAATGAAACGGTAGTAACCAAGTCATTCAACATTTTACCAGATACCAAAGCACCAACCTTTGATGCAGACCCAGCAGATATCGCTGATATTAGCTGTGATGCTGCGCTACCAACTCAGGAAACTCTAACAGCTTCCGATGATTGTAGCATGGTGAATGTCGTGGCTATTGTAGATCCTTATGAGCGTGATATCTGTGGTGGTAACACCGTAACCTACCGCTGGGTAGCAACCGATGCTTGTAATAATGAAACGGTAGTAACCAAATCATTTAACATTTTACCAGATACCAAAGCACCAACCTTTGATGCAGCCCCAGCAGATATCGCTGATATTAGCTGTGATGCTGCGCTACCAACTCAGGAAACCCTAACAGATTCCGATGATTGTAGCACGGTGAATGTCGTGGCTAGTGTGGATCCTTATGTACGTGATATCTGTGGTGGTAACACCGTAACCTACCGCTGGGTAGCAACCGATGCTTGTAATAATGAAACGGTAGTAACCAAGTCATTTAACATCTTACCAGATACCAAAGCACCAACCTTTGATGCAGCCCCAGCAGATATCGCTGATATTAGCTGTGATGCTGCGCTACCAACTCAGGAAACTCTAACAGCTTCCGATGATTGTAGCACGGTGAATGTCGTGGCTAGTGTAGATCCTTATGTACGTGATATCTGTGGTGGTAACACCGTTACCTACCGCTGGGTAGCAACCGATGCTTGTAATAATGAAACGGTAGTAACCAAGTCATTCAACATCTTACCAGATACCAAAGCACCAACCTTTGATGCAGCCCCAGCAGATATCGCTGATATTAGCTGTGATGCTGCGCTACCAACTCAGGAAACCCTAACAGCTTCCGATGATTGTAGCACGGTGAATGTCGTGGCTAGTGTAGATCCTTATGAGCGTGATATCTGTGGTGGTAACACCATTACCTACCGCTGGGTAGCAACCGATGCTTGTAATAATGAAACGGTAGTAACCAAGTCATTCAACATTTTACCAGATACCAAAGCACCAACCTTTGATGCAGCCCCAGCAGATATCGCTGATATTAGCTGTGATGCTGCGCTACCAACTCAGGAAACTCTAACAGCTTCCGATGATTGTAGCACGGTGAATGTCGTGGCTAGTGTGGATCCATATGAGCGTGATATCTGTGGTGGTAACACCATTACCTACCGCTGGGTAGCAACCGATGCTTGTAATAATGAAACGGTAGTAACCAAGTCATTCAACATCTTACCAGATACCAAAGCACCAACCTTTGATGCAGACCCAGCAGATATTGCTGATATTAGCTGTGATGCTGCGCTACCAACTCAGGAAACCCTAACAGCTTCCGATGATTGTAGCACGGTGAATGTCGTGGCTAGTGTGGATCCATATGAGCGTGATATCTGTGGTGGTAATACCATTACATACCGCTGGGTAGCAACCGATGCTTGTAATAATGAAACGGTAGTAACCAAGTCATTCAACATCTTACCAGATACCAAAGCACCAACCTTTGATGCAGACCCAGCAGATATTGCTGATATTAGCTGTGATGCTGCGCTACCAACTCAGGAAACCCTAACAGCTTCCGATGATTGTAGCACGGTGAATGTCGTGGCTAGTGTAGATCCTTATGTACGTGATATCTGTGGTGGTAACACCGTTACCTACCGCTGGGTAGCAACCGATGCTTGTAATAATGAAACGGTAGTAACCAAGTCATTCAACATCTTACCAGATACCAAAGCACCAACCTTTGATGCAGACCCAGCAGATATCGCTGATATTAGCTGTGATGCTGCGCTACCAACTCAGGAAACCCTAACAGCTTCCGATGATTGTAGCACGGTGAATGTAGTGGCTAGTGTGGATCCATATGAGCGTGATATCTGTGGTGGTAACACCATTACCTACCGCTGGGTAGCAACCGATGCTTGTAATAATGAAACGGTAGTAACCAAGTCATTCAACATTTTACCAGATACCAAAGCACCAACCTTTGATGCAGCCCCAGCAGATATTGCTGATATTAGCTGTGATGCTGCGCTACCAACTCAGGAAACCCTAACAGCTTCCGATGATTGTAGCACGGTGAATGTCGTGGCTAGTGTAGATCCTTATGAGCGTGATATCTGTGGTGGTAACACCATTACCTACCGCTGGGTAGCAACCGATGCTTGTAATAATGAAACGGTAGTAACCAAATCATTCAACATTTTACCAGATACTAAAGCACCAACCTTTGATGCAGCCCCAGCAGATATCGCTGATATTAGCTGTGATGCTGCGCTACCAACTCAGGAAACCCTAACAGCTTCCGATGATTGTAGCACGGTGAATGTCGTGGCTAGTGTAGATCCTTATGTACGTGATATCTGTGGTGGTAACACCGTTACCTACCGCTGGGTAGCAACCGATGCTTGTAATAATGAAACGGTAGTAACCAAGTCATTCAACATCTTACCAGATACCAAAGCACCAACCTTTGATGCAGACCCAGCAGATATCGCTGATATTAGCTGTGATGCTGCGCTACCAACTCAGGAAACCCTAACAGCTTCCGATGATTGTAGCACGGTGAATGTAGTGGCTAGTGTGGATCCATATGAGCGTGATATCTGTGGTGGTAACACCATTACCTACCGCTGGGTAGCAACCGATGCTTGTAATAATGAAACGGTAGTAACCAAGTCATTCAACATTTTACCAGATACCAAAGCACCAACCTTTGATGCAGCCCCAGCAGATATTGCTGATATTAGCTGTGATGCTGCGCTACCAACTCAGGAAACCCTAACAGCTTCCGATGATTGTAGCACGGTGAATGTCGTGGCTAGTGTAGATCCTTATGAGCGTGATATCTGTGGTGGTAACACCATTACCTACCGCTGGGTAGCAACCGATGCTTGTAATAATGAAACGGTAGTAACCAAATCATTCAACATTTTACCAGATACTAAAGCACCAACCTTTGATGCAGCCCCAGCAGATATCGCTGATATTAGCTGTGATGCTGCGCTACCAACTCAGGAAACCCTAACAGCTTCCGATGATTGTAGCACGGTGAATGTCGTGGCTAGTGTAGATCCTTATGAGCGTGATATCTGTGGTGGTAACACCATTACATACCGCTGGGTAGCAACCGATGCTTGTAATAATGAAACGGTAGTAACCAAGTCATTCAACATCTTACCAGATACAGAGGCTCCTTATTTTACTCAATTGCCAGAAGTTCAAAATTTATGTAACGATGGATTCCCTGAACAGTTGACTGCTACTTGGGCTGATGCTTGTTCTGGAGGCGATACTACTATGGCTGGACCAACAAATATTAGATATCGTGAAGATATGTGTGCAGAACTTGCAGATTATGTGTTTACAGCTGTTGACAATTGTGGAAATATGGCTTCTGAAACTGTAACTGTAACCCGCGAAATCGACAAATACGATTATTGTGAAACAGCCTTCGCAAGGGATACAGAAACTAGCAGTTGTTTTATTCCTGATTTTAAACGTTGGGGTTGGACAAATGCTTATGAAGAAGGTGCTTACGCAGAACTTCCTTTATATGCTGGAGCTGCACAATGTGATTACGAAAACAAAGGCGCTTTAGTAGGCAGTGTAACAGTAGACTATAGCAATGGCAGTGTAACCGTTACCTATAATATAAATGAAGGTTACTCCATGAGCGAAGCCCATGTATATGTAGGTTGTGATGAATATCCAAGTAAAAATGGAAAACCAACCGTTGCGCCTGGACAATATACTTTTAATGCTAATGGTTTAGATTATTCTAAAGGAATATCGGTAACATTTACAAACGTTTCTGGACCAATTTATGTTATTGCTCATGCGGTAACTTGTGAAGAACTTTGCAGATGTAGCCCAAGACCTGGAGTGGATGATGGCAATGAATACACTATGGATTTAGGTATTAGTTGTAATGCAACAGACAAATCGATTATATCTAAAACGATAGATTTCGAGGCTTATCCCGTTCCATTTAATGAAGAAGTAAATATTAAATACAATTTCGATTTTGATACCGATATCACCATTGAAGTATTTGATATGAAAGGTTCGTTAATTAAGAAAGTTAAAAACATTAAATATACTAAAGGAACTTTCGGAATTACTAAGATTAATTTATCAAAAGCTGATAATCAAATGTTCTTAGTGAAATTAACAACAAAAGAAGGTACAGTTGTTAAGAAAATTGTATCCTCTAGTCCGCAATAA